A genomic window from Triticum urartu cultivar G1812 chromosome 7, Tu2.1, whole genome shotgun sequence includes:
- the LOC125518813 gene encoding uncharacterized protein LOC125518813, with the protein MKLSWKVKNYLSWSRRALLILRTKGLEGFVSGEAEEPGDKKTSEWRTWSSTNSLIVAWLLNSLSPTIAATVETISTATEVWKTLSKLYSGEGNVMLIAETEERVGELRQGENSVMEYVAELQRLWADLDHYDPLDLPHADCIAAARKWIERRRVMQFLKGLNSEFEARRATLFHQPTLPALEDAIAAMAQEEVRLKLMKNNTTTPSHPAFIATDYKSRECFNCGEKGHLIRSCTAPRRNMRGRGRGYNRGGLRGGRGRGYSGGQRANVAVSEEGSSLATQEESKKRTESTGDKDHEDCSYGNFAHFVSTDEGEANGEEAWDWNQA; encoded by the coding sequence ATGAAATTAAGCTGGAAGGTTAAGAATTATTTGAGCTGGTCAAGAAGGGCGCTACTCATCTTGAGGACTAAAGGGCTTGAGGGCTTTGTCAGTGGTGAGGCAGAGGAGCCAGGAGACAAGAAAACTTCAGAATGGAGGACATGGAGCAGTACCAACTCTTTGATAGTGGCATGGTTGTTGAACTCCTTGTCTCCAACCATTGCTGCAACTGTTGAGACTATCTCAACTGCTACTGAGGTATGGAAAACCCTCTCAAAACTGTACTCAGGTGAAGGGAATGTGATGTTAATAGCTGAAACAGAGGAGAGAGTTGGTGAACTCAGACAAGGGGAAAATTCTGTGATGGAGTATGTTGCTGAACTGCAGCGTTTGTGGGCTGATTTAGATCACTATGATCCTCTGGATTTGCCACATGCAGATTGCATAGCAGCTGCTAGAAAATGGATTGAACGCAGACGAGTGATGCAGTTTCTCAAAGGATTGAACTCTGAATTTGAGGCGAGACGTGCTACTTTATTTCATCAACCTACTCTACCTGCCTTAGAGGATGCCATAGCAGCAATGGCACAGGAGGAGGTCCGATTAAAGTTGATGAAGAACAATACAACGACTCCATCTCATCCAGCCTTCATAGCAACCGACTATAAGAGCAGAGAGTGCTTCAACTGCGGTGAGAAGGGTCATTTGATTCGTTCTTGCACGGCTCCACGTAGGAACATGCGTGGAAGGGGGAGaggatataaccgaggtggattaagGGGAGGCCGAGGCCGGGGATACTCTGGTGGTCAAAGGGCAAATGTGGCAGTCTCAGAAGAAGGATCCTCACTCGCAACCCAAGAAGAATCAAAGAAAAGAACAGAAAGCACAGGTGATAAGGATCATGAGGATTGTAGTTACGGCAACTTTGCTCACTTTGTATCTACAGATGAAG
- the LOC125521362 gene encoding uncharacterized protein LOC125521362, with the protein MPGPGRRLPPDGSGRPPRVGGKQPLPKTIVIKPVLRLPGSGGKPPRGGELLDRAAAPEPESAPLAPSFLAAGAPPAPALKTSDPSSAAAGAARAAARPAPTVEPSAPSSVAGGETLAPVVKPSVLFSVAAGETFPPVVKPSAPSSVAAGEPPRLGDAGGEGAPRMIERAPEEESAGRGGTTGRSPAREEARASRGDKPFFGLLFIFVDHFVEDVGLDDYTQIIESLGGKVGTGINYNEATHIAVKGQVPPGARIFWEADGKTVTTTAWIENCFNMRKLLTNPCKDSSESLLPSPDMTPLATIKSRNCLSDSKISSKNCSPSNKRTSKKDEELRISQSRRKMLKFPTPDPPRVPSLPTGLYHSILVCESDSGWSESLYDHALRFKLHHNTLLPGFTTESKLSKISTKVAVGGSYSKLAGLHGKGKSLGGNFSSRNFIIYKDDSIKLLFSEDQLVDYSDAEGDKDYASFVKMITDEVFHKQPLPVDMIEWLRVISQGVAVCSPNILAHHIYLMEPFQAYGTFVVMYQLFSSIESTKGWSALSASLSHFDGWSLPRCKMLLKTYYYLDKNGNCVFYEYDVRGLLRLIWNSSKYQSRRDLQFFVQMVMKDYLRLLCDLQRALYDGGYLSHLQLNYR; encoded by the exons ATGCCGGGGCCGGGGCGCCGCCTGCCCCCAGACGGCAGCGGGAGGCCGCCGCGCGTCGGCGGGAAGCAGCCACTCCCCAAGACTATCGTGATCAAGCCGGTACTCCGCCTGCCCGGCAGCGGAGGGAAGCCGCCCCGCGGCGGTGAGCTTCTCGATCGAGCCGCTGCTCCCGAGCCAGAGTCTGCACCCTTGGCTCCGTCCTTCCTCGCCGCTGGGGCGCCCCCTGCTCCCGCCCTCAAGACCTCGGATCCATCCTCCGCTGCCGCTGGGGCGGCCCGAGCTGCCGCGCGCCCTGCTCCCACCGTCGAGCCCTCCGCCCCGTCTTCCGTTGCTGGCGGGGAGACCCTCGCTCCCGTCGTCAAGCCCTCGGTCCTCTTCTCCGTTGCTGCTGGGGAGACCTTCCCTCCCGTCGTCAAGCCCTCAGCCCCCTCCTCCGTTGCCGCTGGGGAGCCACCAAGACTCGGAGATGCGGGCGGAGAAGGCGCGCCTAGGATGATCGAGCGAGCGCCAGAGGAGGAGAGCGCAGGACGCGGGGGCACGACGGGGAGGTCGCCCGCCCGGGAAGAAGCCAGGGCCAGCCGAGGCGACAAGCCCTTCTTTGGTTTGCTCTTCATCTTCGTCGACCACTTCGTCGAGGATGTG GGACTTGACGATTATACTCAAATAATTGAAAGCTTGGGTGGCAAGGTTGGGACAGGAATCAACTACAACGAAGCCACACACATCGCTGTGAAA GGTCAGGTACCACCAGGGGCCAGAATATTCTGGGAAGCAGATGGGAAGACAGTCACTACCACTGCTTGGATTGAGAATTGCTTCAACATGAGGAAGTTATTAACGAATCCATGTAAAGATAGCAGCGAAAGCCTGCTCCCTTCTCCTGATATGACACCCCTGGCAACGATTAAGTCAAG GAACTGCTTATCTGATAGCAAAATATCAAGCAAGAACTGCTCGCCTAGTAACAAAAGAACCAGCAAGAAAGATGAAGAGCTCAGGATATCGCAATCAAGAAGGAAGATGCTGAAATTTCCAACTCCCGACCCACCAAGAGTCCCCAGTCTCCCAACTGGTCTGTATCATTCTATCTTGGTCTGTGAGTCTGATAGTGGGTGGTCTGAATCGCTGTATGATCATGCCCTTCGATTTAAGCTACACCACAACACATTACTTCCAGGCTTCACCACTGAGTCCAAATTGTCTAAGATATCTACCAAGGTCGCTGTAGGTGGCTCGTATAGTAAATTGGCTGGGTTGCATGGCAAAGGGAAGTCGCTTGGGGGTAATTTCAGCTCAAGAAACTTCATCATATACAAAGACGATTCCATTAAGCTCCTTTTCAGCGAGGACCAGCTTGTTGACTATTCTGATGCCGAAGGTGACAAGGACTATGCTAGTTTTGTGAAAATGATAACGGACGAAGTTTTCCATAAGCAGCCCTTGCCTGTAGATATGATTGAATGGCTTCGAGTCATCTCACAGGGCGTAGCAGTCTGCAGTCCCAACATCTTAGCACATCACATATATCTGATGGAGCCTTTTCAAGCATATGGCACATTCGTAGTGATGTACCAGTTGTTCAGCAGCATTGAAAGTACGAAGGGGTGGAGTGCTTTGTCAGCATCTTTGTCTCACTTTGATGGCTGGTCATTACCAAGATGCAAAATGCTCCTGAAGACATATTACTATCTTGATAAGAATGGGAACTGTGTCTTCTATGAGTACGATGTAAGAGGACTCCTCAGGCTCATCTGGAACAGCTCGAAGTATCAGTCGAGGCGTGATCTCCAGTTTTTTGTTCAGATGGTCATGAAAGATTATCTAAGGTTACTGTGTGATCTGCAGAGGGCATTGTATGATGGAGGTTACCTAAGTCATCTGCAGCTGAACTACCGCTAG